Proteins encoded in a region of the Elaeis guineensis isolate ETL-2024a chromosome 7, EG11, whole genome shotgun sequence genome:
- the LOC105047987 gene encoding protein indeterminate-domain 7 has protein sequence MMKGLIIQQHQLAEENMSNLTSASGEASVSSNQQSSFASPNPAPVKKKRNLPGNPDPDAEVIALSPRTLMATNRFVCEICNKGFQRDQNLQLHRRGHNLPWKLKQRSSKEVKKKVYICPEVTCVHHDPSRALGDLTGIKKHFSRKHGEKKWKCDKCSKKYAVQSDWKAHAKICGTREYRCDCGTLFSRRDSFITHRAFCDALAEESARAMVGNPLANNHPLLFSQPTSSHEPPPLPHTALQAQFPHLMRTTAANTNIIGSHGLQELSLKREQHLGMRADIPPWLAGQGPVSLNQLDLPSSFYSTRLEQQYSHENQAPHPPPLPPPYQGPSTAASSHMSATALLQKAAQMGATMSRPPHHGQMASLTTNATVANTASTGFGLGLTSHQEMAGGGGGGFGHGSAPPLLQDMMMNSLPSPPGFGGSFEESFGVMLEAKRQENNITMESIARSHGMNEGGSAGAGGGTDGLTRDFLGLRAFSHKDILNMAGFDPCMSSSSYEQPQQNKKPWHG, from the exons ATGATGAAAGGGCTCATAATTCAGCAGCACCAGCTGGCGGAGGAGAACATGTCCAATCTAACATCAGCCTCTGGGGAAGCCAGTGTCTCTTCCAACCAGCAGTCGTCCTTTGCCTCCCCAAACCCAGCCccagtgaagaagaagaggaatctCCCAGGAAACCCAG ACCCAGATGCTGAGGTCATAGCACTCTCCCCCAGGACCCTGATGGCTACCAACAGGTTTGTGTGCGAGATCTGCAACAAAGGGTTTCAGAGGGATCAGAACCTGCAGCTCCACAGGAGGGGTCATAACCTCCCATGGAAGCTGAAGCAGAGAAGCAGCAAGGAGGTGAAGAAGAAGGTGTACATCTGCCCAGAGGTGACATGTGTGCACCATGATCCCTCTAGGGCTCTTGGGGACCTTACTGGGATCAAGAAACACTTCAGTAGGAAACATGGGGAGAAGAAGTGGAAGTGTGACAAGTGCTCCAAGAAGTATGCTGTTCAGTCTGATTGGAAGGCCCACGCCAAGATCTGTGGCACAAGGGAATACAGATGCGACTGTGGTACCCTCTTCTCAAG GAGGGATAGCTTCATCACCCACAGAGCCTTCTGCGATGCATTGGCAGAGGAGAGTGCAAGGGCCATGGTGGGAAACCCTCTAGCTAACAACCACCCGCTGCTATTCTCTCAGCCCACATCATCCCATGAGCCCCCTCCACTTCCACACACTGCCCTCCAAGCCCAGTTTCCTCACCTGATGAGAACCACGGCGGCCAATACTAACATCATAGGCAGTCATGGGCTGCAAGAGCTCTCACTGAAAAGAGAACAACACCTCGGCATGAGAGCAGATATCCCACCATGGTTGGCTGGCCAGGGCCCCGTTTCTCTGAACCAATTAGACCTCCCTTCCTCTTTCTACTCCACAAGACTAGAACAGCAGTACTCGCATGAAAACCAAGCTCCCCATCCTCCACCTCTTCCTCCTCCTTACCAAGGGCCCTCGACTGCTGCCTCTTCTCACATGTCAGCCACCGCATTGCTACAGAAGGCGGCTCAGATGGGTGCAACCATGAGCAGACCTCCACATCATGGTCAGATGGCATCTCTCACTACCAATGCTACTGTTGCCAATACTGCTAGTACCGGCTTTGGACTTGGCTTGACTTCACACCAAGAGATGGctggaggtggtggtggtggtttcGGACATGGGTCAGCACCCCCCCTTCTCCAAGACATGATGATGAATTCCCTCCCCTCACCTCCTGGATTCGGTGGGTCTTTTGAGGAATCCTTTGGGGTCATGCTGGAAGCCAAGAGGCAAGAGAACAATATTACAATGGAAAGCATTGCAAGAAGTCATGGAATGAATGAAGGAGGAAGTGCCGGTGCTGGTGGTGGAACTGATGGGTTGACTAGAGACTTTCTGGGTCTGAGAGCCTTTTCCCACAAGGATATCCTCAATATGGCAGGGTTCGACCCTTGCATGAGTTCCTCCTCCTACGAGCAGCCTCAACAAAATAAGAAACCATGGCATGGTTAG